In one Streptomyces sp. NBC_01288 genomic region, the following are encoded:
- a CDS encoding acyl dehydratase — MTGRRERQVVVGQAVLPVELTPDAIRLLRFGAVTRNAHLIHYDTEFARSEGLTGPVVMAQLHGCLFHRAAAEFAGAGGQVREVGWRNRAPARVGDRLVVTGTVRSVDAVGGEITLDLVERCGSGEVVCCRGRAVVVLG; from the coding sequence ATGACGGGCCGCCGGGAACGCCAAGTCGTCGTGGGGCAGGCCGTGTTGCCCGTCGAGCTGACCCCCGACGCGATCAGGCTGCTGCGGTTCGGCGCCGTGACCCGTAACGCCCATCTCATCCACTACGACACAGAGTTCGCCCGGTCGGAGGGGCTGACGGGGCCGGTCGTCATGGCCCAGCTGCACGGCTGCCTGTTCCACCGTGCGGCGGCGGAGTTCGCGGGTGCGGGTGGGCAGGTCCGGGAGGTGGGGTGGCGGAATCGGGCGCCGGCCCGCGTCGGGGATCGGCTGGTGGTGACCGGAACCGTGCGCTCTGTAGACGCGGTTGGCGGTGAGATCACCTTGGATCTGGTCGAGCGCTGTGGTTCCGGTGAGGTGGTGTGCTGCCGGGGGCGGGCGGTGGTCGTCCTGGGGTGA
- a CDS encoding AMP-binding protein, with the protein MTDTIPGLLDAAAGEFGERPFLRVGEVTRTYAETRTAAATMAGALAERGCRQGDRVAVMAENRIEVVDLILGCAWLGAVLIPLNTGLRGGGLREVLRAAEPQFLLVEEGLAGRVVAAGFQGELWVVGGDGIPAPGMAPALPPAQVRPDDTAFVLFTSGTTGAARGVRCPHAQTVWWGRNVSDSLRFTADDVLYTCLPLFHTNALNTLAHAMAVGASCVIGERFSATRYWERVAEAGATGVYLLGAMVPMLLAQPPSAADCAHRAWRGLSPATPGSAWEPFRERFGVALVDGFGSTETNLVIGATPEEQRPGYLGTVRDGFSARVVDDLLDPVADGVAGELVVRSVHEFAFCTGYLGEPEPGPTAWRRTGDRVVRDADGWFRFVDRIKDVIRRRGENVSSQEVESVVRSHPAVADAAAFPVPSELAEDEVMVAVVPGAGQVLDPLDLVRHCAGELPPFAVPRYIDTVRELPLTETGKVRKGVLRERGVTATTWDRSTSPTPVRHLT; encoded by the coding sequence GTGACCGACACCATCCCCGGCCTCCTCGACGCGGCGGCCGGGGAGTTCGGGGAGCGGCCCTTCCTACGGGTGGGGGAGGTGACACGGACGTACGCGGAGACCCGAACGGCCGCCGCCACGATGGCCGGAGCGCTCGCCGAGCGTGGTTGTCGGCAGGGGGACCGCGTCGCAGTCATGGCCGAGAACCGCATCGAGGTCGTCGACCTCATCCTCGGCTGCGCCTGGCTGGGCGCGGTGCTGATCCCGCTCAACACCGGTCTGCGGGGCGGTGGGCTCCGGGAGGTGTTGCGGGCGGCGGAACCCCAATTCCTGCTGGTGGAGGAGGGGTTGGCGGGGCGAGTCGTAGCGGCCGGGTTTCAGGGGGAGTTGTGGGTCGTGGGCGGGGACGGCATACCGGCGCCGGGCATGGCCCCCGCCCTGCCGCCGGCCCAAGTGCGCCCGGACGACACCGCGTTCGTACTGTTCACCTCGGGGACCACGGGAGCCGCGCGCGGTGTGCGCTGCCCGCACGCGCAGACCGTGTGGTGGGGTCGTAACGTCTCCGACTCGCTCCGGTTCACCGCAGACGACGTGCTGTACACGTGCCTGCCGCTCTTCCACACCAACGCGCTGAACACCCTCGCGCACGCCATGGCCGTGGGCGCGAGCTGTGTGATCGGCGAGCGGTTCTCCGCGACGCGGTACTGGGAGCGGGTGGCGGAGGCCGGGGCGACCGGCGTCTATCTGTTGGGCGCGATGGTGCCGATGCTGCTGGCCCAGCCGCCGAGCGCCGCCGACTGTGCGCATCGGGCCTGGCGCGGGCTCTCTCCGGCCACTCCCGGGTCGGCGTGGGAGCCGTTCCGCGAGCGGTTCGGTGTCGCGCTGGTCGACGGGTTCGGGTCGACGGAGACGAACCTCGTCATCGGGGCCACGCCCGAGGAGCAGCGGCCCGGGTACCTCGGTACCGTGCGCGACGGGTTCTCCGCGCGCGTGGTCGACGACCTCCTCGATCCCGTGGCGGACGGCGTCGCCGGTGAGCTGGTGGTCCGTAGCGTGCACGAATTCGCCTTCTGCACCGGGTACTTGGGGGAGCCCGAGCCTGGTCCCACTGCCTGGCGGCGTACCGGTGACCGGGTGGTCCGTGACGCCGACGGGTGGTTCCGGTTCGTCGACCGGATCAAGGACGTCATCCGGCGGCGGGGCGAGAACGTGTCCTCGCAGGAGGTGGAGTCCGTCGTCCGCTCGCATCCGGCGGTCGCCGACGCTGCGGCCTTCCCGGTGCCCTCGGAGCTGGCGGAGGACGAGGTCATGGTCGCGGTGGTCCCCGGGGCGGGTCAGGTGCTGGACCCGCTGGACCTCGTACGGCACTGCGCGGGTGAGCTGCCTCCTTTCGCGGTGCCCCGCTATATCGACACCGTCCGTGAGCTCCCGCTCACCGAGACCGGCAAGGTTCGCAAGGGCGTACTGCGCGAACGCGGGGTCACCGCCACCACCTGGGACCGCTCCACATCGCCCACCCCGGTACGCCATCTAACTTGA
- a CDS encoding ABC transporter permease: MTVATAAATGSTEAGKRPTWATASRLRALGMYTLSVLVGLAVWQLLAMAYGSSLVASPSETLSAARQLASDGTLTNSIIASSRRILIGWGLGVLVGAPVGLLVGQVPVVRQLLEPYIEFFRFIPPVAFVTLAVVWLGIGESSKVVLIFYTAVFIVTVNTSAGVMAVSESKLRAARNLGANRRQILRSIVLPSTVPHIVTGARLAMGNSFLTIVSAEIVASQVGLGSLIWTSRNYGRIDWVFVGIITLGILGFVFDRVLRIVASRVLRRYGVKL; the protein is encoded by the coding sequence ATGACCGTCGCGACGGCTGCCGCTACTGGCAGTACGGAGGCCGGCAAACGCCCGACCTGGGCAACCGCAAGCCGCCTGCGCGCACTCGGCATGTACACCCTGTCCGTCCTCGTCGGCCTCGCCGTCTGGCAACTGCTGGCGATGGCGTACGGCTCCTCGCTCGTCGCCTCCCCGAGCGAAACCCTCAGCGCGGCACGGCAGTTGGCGTCGGACGGCACACTGACCAACTCGATCATCGCCTCCAGCCGCCGCATCCTGATCGGCTGGGGACTCGGCGTCCTCGTGGGCGCACCGGTGGGCCTGCTGGTGGGACAGGTCCCGGTGGTCCGCCAACTCCTGGAGCCCTACATCGAGTTCTTCCGGTTCATCCCACCGGTCGCCTTCGTGACCCTGGCCGTGGTGTGGCTCGGCATCGGAGAGTCGTCGAAGGTCGTCCTGATCTTCTACACGGCCGTCTTCATCGTCACGGTCAACACCAGCGCCGGCGTCATGGCGGTGAGCGAGTCCAAGCTGCGCGCGGCCCGGAACCTGGGCGCGAACCGCCGTCAGATCCTGCGGAGCATCGTGCTGCCCTCGACCGTGCCGCACATCGTCACCGGCGCCCGCCTCGCCATGGGCAACAGCTTCCTGACCATCGTCTCCGCCGAGATCGTCGCCTCCCAGGTCGGACTCGGCTCGTTGATCTGGACCTCTCGCAACTACGGGCGGATCGACTGGGTCTTCGTCGGGATCATCACCCTGGGAATCCTCGGGTTCGTCTTCGACCGCGTCCTGCGGATCGTCGCGTCTCGCGTTCTGCGTCGATACGGAGTGAAGTTGTGA
- a CDS encoding alpha/beta fold hydrolase — translation MDLMDIQAPPEGTYAEADGVKYHYVELGEGSPTVFLHGGGPGCTGWSDFGQVARLFATDRRCLLVDILQYGKSAKPVIEGPMWDYHAAKTVALLDELGIDRADFVCNSWGGTIALNLAAKYPERVRSLVITGSMPVFYGPLAPLPEGGRRGRNARDVYYGGTGPSWQKMRELIARLEWFDPLAIPDGTVTLRYEQSLDTEETALAGASDNPRGDWQDLTAELGRIAAPTLFLWGMQDAFLTPDYPLMLARMIPKGDLHVMSEASHHPQEERPYDYHSVVTGFLNQQHN, via the coding sequence ATGGACCTCATGGACATCCAGGCGCCCCCGGAGGGCACCTACGCGGAAGCGGACGGCGTCAAGTACCACTACGTCGAGCTGGGGGAGGGCAGCCCCACGGTCTTCCTGCACGGCGGCGGCCCCGGATGCACCGGCTGGTCGGACTTCGGCCAGGTGGCACGGCTGTTCGCGACGGATCGCCGCTGCCTGCTCGTCGACATCCTCCAGTACGGCAAGTCCGCCAAGCCCGTCATCGAGGGCCCCATGTGGGACTACCACGCGGCCAAGACCGTCGCCCTCCTCGATGAACTCGGCATCGACCGCGCCGACTTCGTCTGCAACTCCTGGGGCGGCACCATCGCCCTCAACCTCGCCGCCAAGTACCCCGAGCGCGTACGGTCGTTGGTCATCACCGGCAGCATGCCCGTCTTCTACGGCCCGCTCGCGCCCCTGCCGGAAGGCGGCCGGCGTGGCCGCAACGCCCGCGACGTCTACTACGGCGGCACCGGCCCCTCGTGGCAGAAGATGCGCGAACTCATCGCCCGCCTGGAGTGGTTCGACCCGCTCGCCATCCCCGACGGCACCGTGACCCTGCGCTACGAGCAGAGCCTCGACACCGAGGAGACCGCGCTCGCCGGCGCCTCCGACAACCCGCGCGGCGACTGGCAGGACCTCACCGCCGAACTCGGCCGGATCGCCGCGCCGACGCTGTTCCTGTGGGGCATGCAGGACGCGTTCCTGACCCCGGACTACCCGCTGATGCTGGCCCGCATGATCCCCAAGGGGGACCTGCACGTGATGAGCGAGGCCTCCCACCATCCGCAGGAGGAACGGCCGTACGACTACCACAGCGTCGTCACCGGCTTCCTGAACCAGCAGCACAACTGA
- a CDS encoding Fur family transcriptional regulator, producing the protein MTASQPPTTAEELRGAGLRVTAARVALLETVRHGDHLDVEAVASGVRDRVGHISLQAVYDALHALTSAGLIRRIEPAGSPARFEGRVGDNHHHLMCRSCGVVADVDCAVGEAPCLTAADDQGFSIDEAEVIYWGLCPACTAVPSS; encoded by the coding sequence ATGACCGCATCCCAGCCACCGACCACCGCCGAGGAGCTGCGCGGTGCCGGCCTGCGGGTGACGGCAGCCCGCGTCGCGCTCCTTGAGACCGTCCGGCACGGCGACCACCTCGATGTCGAGGCGGTCGCGTCCGGGGTCCGTGACCGCGTAGGACACATATCGCTCCAGGCCGTCTACGACGCGCTCCACGCGCTGACCTCGGCCGGACTCATACGCCGTATCGAACCGGCAGGCAGTCCCGCCCGCTTCGAAGGACGCGTCGGCGACAACCACCACCACCTCATGTGCAGGTCGTGCGGTGTCGTCGCCGACGTCGACTGCGCGGTCGGCGAGGCACCCTGCCTGACCGCCGCCGACGACCAAGGCTTCTCGATCGACGAGGCCGAGGTCATCTACTGGGGCCTGTGCCCCGCCTGTACCGCGGTCCCCAGTTCCTGA
- a CDS encoding quinone oxidoreductase family protein: MTTAKSRALVLESFGSLPRLVERPVPEPRPGHTLVRMRAAQVGHLDLNVVDGKFGILPDLPAVPGTTGCGVVLASDTHPEGTLVRLGGKAIGLRRDGCWAEHAVVPDAAVEAVEEGTDPALACSWFSPVGTAWAAVHAVADVRPGERVLVTGAAGAVGAMAVQVAARAGAEVVGVVGRPAKLAHVPAPAKAVLASELSAESVGGPVDVVIDTVGGPVLRDALPLVRPRGRVALVGYTAGREFTVDLADFLLADVSLLPVNLMTRGKEVAADAEGLLAELRTGALTLEIERHGIDAFAEAAERLRSGEAIGKVVLDLD; encoded by the coding sequence GTGACGACCGCCAAGTCCCGCGCCCTGGTCCTGGAGAGCTTCGGCTCGCTGCCCCGCCTGGTGGAGCGCCCGGTGCCGGAGCCCCGCCCCGGCCACACCCTCGTACGGATGCGGGCGGCCCAAGTGGGACACCTCGATCTGAACGTCGTGGACGGCAAGTTCGGCATCCTCCCCGACCTGCCGGCCGTGCCGGGCACCACGGGCTGCGGGGTCGTCCTCGCCTCGGACACCCACCCCGAGGGCACTCTGGTCCGCCTCGGCGGCAAGGCCATCGGCCTGCGCCGCGACGGCTGTTGGGCGGAGCACGCGGTGGTGCCGGACGCCGCGGTGGAGGCTGTGGAGGAGGGTACGGACCCTGCGCTGGCGTGCAGTTGGTTCTCACCGGTCGGTACGGCGTGGGCGGCGGTGCACGCGGTGGCGGACGTCCGGCCCGGGGAGCGGGTACTCGTGACCGGTGCGGCGGGCGCGGTGGGGGCGATGGCGGTGCAGGTCGCCGCGCGGGCCGGGGCGGAAGTCGTCGGAGTGGTCGGGCGTCCGGCCAAGCTCGCCCACGTTCCGGCACCCGCGAAGGCCGTCCTCGCCTCCGAACTGTCCGCCGAGTCCGTGGGCGGCCCGGTCGACGTGGTCATCGACACGGTCGGCGGACCGGTCCTGCGCGACGCGCTCCCGCTCGTCCGCCCGCGTGGCCGGGTCGCGCTCGTCGGCTACACCGCAGGACGCGAATTCACCGTCGACCTCGCGGACTTCCTGCTCGCCGACGTGTCCCTGCTGCCGGTGAACCTGATGACGCGCGGCAAAGAGGTCGCGGCGGACGCGGAGGGCCTGCTGGCGGAGCTGCGGACGGGGGCACTGACCCTGGAGATCGAGCGGCACGGCATCGACGCGTTCGCCGAGGCGGCGGAGCGGCTGCGGAGCGGGGAGGCGATCGGCAAGGTGGTGCTGGACCTCGACTGA
- a CDS encoding FAS1-like dehydratase domain-containing protein encodes MIRNAVLELAEERALALVGRWERRSLGVVRAEDAAEFARAAGERAPYLVDPARADFAVHPMYVVSLLRGAPGAHAAEFRPDGMYRDEVPGTDGLDVRLMAGGQDVRWVDAVRAGDLIELRRALTAVERKGVGEGFLLFTMEKVYGAERGTLVEVTERFIVR; translated from the coding sequence GTGATCAGGAACGCCGTGTTGGAGCTGGCCGAGGAGCGGGCCCTCGCCTTGGTGGGGAGGTGGGAGCGGCGGTCGTTGGGTGTCGTACGGGCCGAGGACGCGGCGGAGTTCGCGCGGGCGGCCGGGGAGCGCGCACCGTATCTCGTCGATCCCGCCCGCGCCGACTTCGCCGTCCACCCCATGTACGTGGTGAGCCTGCTGCGCGGGGCGCCCGGCGCCCACGCGGCGGAGTTCCGGCCGGACGGCATGTACCGCGACGAGGTCCCCGGCACCGACGGGCTCGACGTCCGGCTGATGGCGGGCGGCCAGGACGTGCGATGGGTCGACGCGGTGCGGGCGGGTGACCTGATCGAACTGCGGCGCGCGCTGACTGCCGTGGAACGCAAAGGAGTTGGCGAGGGATTCCTCCTCTTCACGATGGAGAAGGTGTACGGCGCGGAACGCGGAACTTTGGTCGAGGTCACGGAGAGGTTCATCGTCCGATGA
- a CDS encoding ABC transporter substrate-binding protein — METRSTTRTPLAGPTALAVALLTLTACGAGTTDSAAGSGSGKNAAGPTIRIGVGIDASYAPFFLADAKGLWAKHGVNVQLVQFGQGSEGVNNLVAGQVQMSGNSDTTTISMLPQDPDLRSLLVYEQSGQYLKVVLGPKVKSPSQIRKMAVAPGLSELAATRFLESRNIDPKSVEFITADPPEIPALMQKGDVDAYVLWEPWPTKGVAQGGRILENTGAYGLSYSQWLLTSAAWLKANPDTASKVAETLQEAARLTESDPKAAAEATEKAVKVPAAQTLTAIKEIDFGTRDFTAADLKSYADTAKFFVDTGKVKAQPDVTTAVQRGWFAQHLKGSS, encoded by the coding sequence ATGGAGACACGGTCCACGACACGAACCCCCCTCGCAGGCCCCACCGCCCTCGCCGTCGCACTCCTCACGCTCACCGCGTGCGGCGCGGGCACCACCGACTCGGCCGCGGGCTCCGGCTCCGGCAAGAACGCCGCGGGCCCCACCATCCGCATCGGCGTCGGCATCGACGCCTCGTACGCGCCCTTCTTCCTCGCCGACGCGAAAGGCCTCTGGGCCAAGCACGGAGTGAACGTCCAGCTCGTCCAGTTCGGACAGGGCAGCGAGGGCGTCAACAACCTCGTCGCGGGTCAGGTCCAGATGTCCGGCAACTCGGACACCACTACGATCAGCATGCTGCCCCAAGACCCCGACCTGCGCTCCCTGTTGGTCTACGAGCAGTCCGGCCAGTACCTCAAGGTCGTCCTCGGCCCGAAGGTCAAGTCCCCTTCGCAGATACGCAAGATGGCCGTGGCGCCCGGGCTGTCCGAGCTCGCGGCGACCCGGTTCCTGGAGTCCAGGAACATCGACCCGAAGTCGGTCGAGTTCATCACCGCGGACCCGCCCGAGATCCCGGCCCTCATGCAGAAGGGCGACGTCGACGCGTACGTCCTGTGGGAACCCTGGCCCACCAAAGGCGTCGCGCAGGGCGGCCGGATCCTGGAGAACACCGGTGCCTACGGCCTGAGTTACTCCCAGTGGCTGCTCACCAGCGCGGCCTGGCTGAAGGCCAATCCCGATACCGCCAGCAAGGTCGCCGAGACCCTTCAGGAGGCGGCCCGGCTGACCGAGAGCGACCCGAAGGCCGCGGCCGAGGCGACCGAGAAGGCCGTGAAGGTCCCGGCGGCCCAGACGCTGACCGCCATCAAGGAAATCGACTTCGGGACCCGCGACTTCACCGCCGCGGACCTCAAGTCGTACGCGGACACCGCCAAGTTCTTCGTGGACACCGGCAAGGTCAAGGCCCAGCCGGATGTCACGACGGCGGTCCAACGCGGTTGGTTCGCCCAGCACTTGAAGGGATCGTCATGA
- a CDS encoding ABC transporter ATP-binding protein — MTEMVDTDLPKVRGAALCADGVGIRFDSFQAVRNISLDIAAGEFLCLLGPSGCGKSTLLSAMAGFVPVDEGSLSVGGARITGPDPELGMVFQSSEALFDWMTIRQNVAFGPRMRGASRAEQTKLADEYLGLVGLRHCTDRFPGQLSGGMRQRVQIARVLANEPGVVLMDEPFGALDAQTRQVMQEETDRIWRASGCTVVFVTHDIDEAILLADRIAVMTAGPAASVKSVYPVDLPRPRDEDDPSAVELRRQLREDIGEEVRKALRDQGLDDRSPDTEEDAR; from the coding sequence ATGACAGAGATGGTGGACACCGACCTGCCGAAGGTCCGCGGCGCCGCCCTGTGCGCGGACGGCGTCGGCATCCGCTTCGACTCCTTCCAGGCCGTCCGGAACATCTCCCTCGACATAGCCGCCGGCGAGTTCCTGTGTCTGCTCGGCCCGAGCGGCTGCGGCAAGTCCACGCTGCTGTCGGCGATGGCCGGCTTCGTGCCCGTGGACGAGGGCAGCCTCAGCGTCGGCGGGGCCCGGATCACCGGCCCCGACCCGGAGTTGGGGATGGTCTTCCAGAGCAGCGAGGCACTGTTCGACTGGATGACGATCCGTCAGAACGTCGCCTTCGGCCCCCGCATGCGCGGCGCCTCACGCGCCGAACAGACGAAGCTGGCCGACGAATACCTCGGTCTGGTGGGGCTACGCCACTGCACGGACCGCTTCCCGGGCCAGCTCAGCGGCGGCATGCGCCAACGCGTCCAGATCGCCCGAGTGTTGGCCAACGAACCCGGCGTCGTCCTGATGGACGAACCCTTCGGCGCGCTCGACGCACAGACCCGGCAGGTGATGCAGGAGGAGACCGACCGCATCTGGCGCGCCTCCGGCTGCACCGTCGTCTTCGTCACCCACGACATCGACGAGGCGATCCTGCTGGCCGACCGGATCGCCGTCATGACCGCGGGCCCGGCGGCCTCGGTGAAGTCCGTCTACCCGGTCGACCTCCCCAGGCCGCGCGACGAGGACGATCCGTCCGCCGTCGAACTCCGTCGCCAACTACGGGAGGACATAGGCGAAGAGGTCCGCAAGGCCCTGCGCGACCAGGGACTCGACGACCGGTCGCCCGACACCGAGGAGGACGCCCGATGA
- a CDS encoding CaiB/BaiF CoA-transferase family protein, with the protein MSGSAVRVVELSSPFTRFAGRLLVGLGYEVVLVEPPEGDATRRELDGDAFVHWHAGKRSVVPASPEELRTLLTTADVLLDGSPSGAEALVDGLDDLVHVRVTPFGLLGPRTDWQGTDLVVAALGGMLAQVGDPDGLPLRLPEQQAEQLAGVNAAIAALLGLRARRSGPGQLVDVSAQACVAAALEAGTLAYLHEDRVPPRPGSVHPLVPHGLFRSADGYVGGGLGGSPRMWDALLDWLREENAAADLTEPRWQDPVERKTHQEHVFKVVQDFVGMWPKAEFAERAQARKLPWAAVDLPHELPDNPQLAARDFFTRVRTPEGERTDLGFPFAFPEGHRVRELDVRGVGADQGLVDAGDTEDAGPRRTRAIPAEQAPAQPAHPALHGIRVLDLTWVLAGPYATKVLADHGADVIKVESARRPDPTRFAPFMHLSRGPHTDPNTNGYFNEVNRNKRSIALDTRTEEGVAVLRDLIAHSDVLVENFSSTVMRKLGLGYEELARINPGLVYVSMSGMGHTGPRNGWVSYADTVSASAGLTGLTGWGPDDVVGVIYGHGDIVAGLQAALATVAALEHRAVTGRGQHIDLSQLEAIAAHMGTSLLGGPAVTPSGNTHPSWSPQGVYRCLGADRWLAVSVRDDTEWAALCEVIGHRELATDERTLTAEARRRSTALVDSVLGEWTRTLPADVAAEALQARGIPAGAVQDGRELVEHDPQLRARGFYVRKEHPVAGAFLHEGVPIRMTRTPGGIREAAPVLGADTDAVLSEVAGFSTERVQRLREAGVLR; encoded by the coding sequence ATGAGCGGGTCCGCCGTGAGGGTCGTCGAACTGTCCAGCCCCTTCACCCGGTTCGCCGGCCGCCTGCTGGTCGGCCTCGGGTACGAGGTCGTGCTCGTCGAACCGCCGGAAGGCGACGCGACCCGACGCGAACTCGACGGCGACGCGTTCGTCCACTGGCACGCGGGGAAGCGGTCGGTCGTCCCCGCATCGCCCGAAGAGCTGCGCACGCTGCTGACCACCGCCGACGTACTGCTCGACGGGAGCCCGAGCGGCGCCGAGGCGCTCGTGGACGGGCTCGACGACCTCGTGCACGTCCGGGTCACCCCCTTCGGTCTGCTCGGCCCCCGCACCGACTGGCAGGGAACCGACCTCGTCGTGGCCGCGCTCGGCGGGATGCTCGCCCAGGTCGGCGACCCCGACGGCCTGCCGCTACGGCTGCCGGAGCAGCAGGCCGAGCAACTCGCCGGCGTCAACGCGGCGATCGCCGCCCTGCTCGGCCTCCGCGCCCGGCGCAGCGGCCCGGGGCAACTCGTCGACGTCTCCGCGCAGGCGTGCGTCGCGGCAGCCCTGGAGGCCGGCACCCTCGCCTATCTGCACGAGGACCGGGTTCCGCCGCGCCCCGGCAGCGTCCATCCCCTCGTCCCGCACGGCCTGTTCAGGTCCGCCGACGGCTACGTGGGCGGTGGGCTCGGCGGCAGCCCGCGCATGTGGGACGCGCTGCTCGACTGGCTGCGCGAGGAGAACGCGGCGGCCGACCTCACGGAACCGCGCTGGCAGGACCCGGTCGAACGCAAGACGCACCAGGAGCATGTGTTCAAGGTCGTCCAGGACTTCGTGGGCATGTGGCCCAAGGCCGAGTTCGCGGAACGGGCCCAGGCCAGGAAGCTCCCCTGGGCCGCCGTCGACCTGCCCCACGAACTCCCCGACAACCCGCAGCTCGCCGCCCGTGACTTCTTCACGCGGGTACGGACACCGGAGGGAGAGCGGACCGACCTGGGCTTTCCCTTCGCGTTCCCGGAAGGCCACCGGGTACGGGAGTTGGACGTCCGGGGCGTGGGCGCGGACCAGGGCCTCGTCGACGCGGGAGACACCGAAGACGCGGGACCCCGCCGCACGCGCGCGATCCCGGCCGAGCAGGCCCCCGCACAACCCGCGCATCCCGCCCTCCACGGCATCCGCGTCCTGGACCTGACCTGGGTCCTCGCCGGCCCGTACGCCACCAAGGTCCTGGCCGACCACGGCGCCGACGTCATCAAGGTCGAGTCCGCGCGCCGCCCCGACCCCACCCGCTTCGCCCCCTTCATGCACCTCTCCCGCGGCCCCCACACGGACCCGAACACCAACGGCTACTTCAACGAGGTCAACCGCAACAAACGCAGCATCGCCCTCGACACCCGCACCGAGGAAGGCGTCGCGGTCCTCCGCGACCTCATCGCCCACTCCGACGTCCTCGTGGAGAACTTCAGCTCCACGGTCATGCGCAAACTCGGCCTGGGCTACGAGGAGTTGGCCCGGATCAACCCGGGCCTCGTCTACGTCAGCATGTCGGGCATGGGGCACACCGGACCGCGCAACGGCTGGGTGTCGTACGCCGACACGGTCTCGGCGAGTGCGGGCCTGACCGGACTGACCGGCTGGGGCCCGGACGACGTGGTCGGCGTGATCTACGGCCACGGCGACATCGTCGCGGGACTCCAGGCCGCCCTCGCCACGGTCGCCGCCCTGGAGCACCGCGCCGTCACCGGACGCGGACAGCACATCGACCTCTCCCAACTGGAGGCGATAGCAGCCCACATGGGTACCAGCCTCCTCGGCGGCCCGGCGGTGACACCGAGCGGCAACACCCACCCGAGCTGGAGCCCCCAGGGCGTCTACCGCTGCCTCGGCGCCGACCGCTGGCTGGCGGTCAGCGTGCGCGACGACACCGAATGGGCCGCGCTGTGCGAGGTGATCGGTCACCGCGAACTCGCCACCGATGAACGGACGTTGACGGCGGAGGCGCGCCGTCGCTCGACGGCCCTCGTCGACTCCGTGCTGGGGGAGTGGACCCGCACGCTCCCCGCCGATGTCGCCGCCGAGGCGCTCCAAGCACGCGGCATCCCGGCCGGAGCCGTACAGGACGGCCGTGAACTCGTCGAGCACGACCCGCAGTTGAGGGCCCGGGGTTTCTATGTGCGCAAGGAACACCCGGTCGCCGGCGCCTTCCTCCACGAGGGCGTGCCGATCCGCATGACCCGCACACCCGGCGGGATCCGCGAGGCCGCGCCCGTACTCGGCGCCGACACCGACGCCGTACTGAGCGAGGTGGCGGGGTTCTCGACGGAGCGCGTCCAGCGGCTCCGGGAGGCCGGAGTCCTGCGGTGA